A single window of Aneurinibacillus sp. REN35 DNA harbors:
- the spoVB gene encoding stage V sporulation protein B → MTKQTFMKGTLILILAGLIVKVLGFINRVMLARIIGAEGLGLYQMAVPTFVLIISLATFGLNVSVSKLVAEADAQGKSDQVRTILQMSLLIVSVLSLLFTALMIVGASVISRYFLTDERAFYPLIAIAPIVPIIAISSVLRGYFQGKQNMTPTASSQVVEQVIRMFTVIILASWLMPRGVEYAAAGAMVGVVIGEGFGMVSLLIQFRRQRLPKLLKRRSFVNLFNRNKETFRSLLDISIPVTTSRIVSSLTFFVEPIIVAQSLLLAGISASTATSFYGQLAGMAIPLLIFPTFITYSLSVSLVPAVAEAAAQKNDKLIYRRIYQSIRLSLVIGAPCAVLLYIFAEPLANLLYHDEKVGHFLKLMAPYSIFLYFQAPLQAALQGLDHAGVAMRNTIIGALLKTAAIFLLASRPEIGVDGVVLSVNISILSVTLLHFFSVSKVTGFTIEIKDIAKVIASVTLAGYAALHMTQYWSHYTELPQAMMLGTCLSLIIYMLLLIWLRILGKQDVQRIPWIGAALAHFLPKR, encoded by the coding sequence ATGACAAAACAAACATTCATGAAAGGAACACTTATTCTTATTCTTGCCGGTCTTATTGTAAAGGTACTCGGCTTCATTAACCGTGTCATGCTGGCCCGCATTATCGGTGCCGAAGGACTTGGCCTCTATCAGATGGCCGTTCCTACCTTTGTCTTGATTATCTCGCTTGCCACATTCGGTCTAAATGTCTCGGTATCCAAGCTGGTGGCAGAAGCGGACGCCCAAGGTAAGAGCGATCAGGTACGCACTATCTTACAGATGTCGCTGCTCATCGTCTCCGTTCTTAGCCTTTTGTTTACAGCACTTATGATTGTCGGTGCTTCCGTCATCTCCCGCTATTTCCTAACTGATGAGCGGGCCTTTTATCCGCTCATCGCCATCGCACCGATTGTGCCAATTATCGCTATCTCTTCCGTGCTGCGGGGATATTTCCAAGGCAAGCAGAATATGACGCCTACTGCTAGTTCACAAGTCGTAGAACAGGTTATCCGTATGTTTACCGTCATTATTCTCGCCTCATGGCTTATGCCACGCGGTGTAGAATATGCAGCGGCAGGTGCGATGGTTGGCGTCGTTATCGGTGAAGGCTTCGGTATGGTAAGCCTGCTTATTCAATTTCGCAGGCAGCGTCTGCCAAAGCTTTTGAAGCGGCGCAGCTTTGTCAATTTATTTAACCGCAACAAAGAAACCTTTCGCAGCCTGCTCGATATCTCTATTCCTGTCACAACGAGCCGGATCGTCTCTTCACTCACGTTTTTTGTCGAACCGATCATCGTTGCACAGAGCCTTTTGCTTGCCGGAATATCCGCCAGCACAGCTACCAGTTTTTACGGGCAGTTGGCCGGAATGGCGATCCCTCTGCTCATCTTTCCGACATTCATTACGTATTCGCTCTCAGTTTCCCTCGTTCCTGCCGTAGCGGAAGCGGCCGCACAGAAAAATGACAAGCTTATTTACCGGCGCATCTATCAATCCATACGCCTCTCCCTCGTTATTGGCGCCCCCTGTGCCGTTCTGCTCTATATTTTTGCTGAACCGCTGGCCAATCTTTTATATCACGATGAAAAGGTAGGGCATTTCTTAAAGTTAATGGCCCCCTACTCTATTTTTCTATATTTCCAGGCTCCTCTGCAGGCTGCTCTGCAAGGGCTTGATCATGCAGGTGTAGCCATGCGCAATACAATTATCGGCGCCCTGTTGAAGACCGCTGCGATCTTCCTGCTCGCATCACGCCCTGAAATCGGGGTTGACGGCGTCGTTCTTTCCGTGAACATTAGCATATTGTCCGTTACGCTGCTGCACTTCTTCAGTGTTAGCAAAGTTACCGGTTTTACAATCGAAATTAAAGACATCGCTAAGGTTATCGCAAGCGTAACACTAGCCGGTTATGCCGCACTGCACATGACCCAGTATTGGTCGCACTATACCGAGCTTCCGCAAGCGATGATGCTAGGTACATGCCTATCGCTTATTATTTATATGCTGCTGCTCATCTGGCTTCGTATATTAGGCAAGCAGGACGTACAGCGCATTCCATGGATCGGAGCTGCGCTTGCTCACTTCCTGCCTAAACGCTAA
- a CDS encoding post-transcriptional regulator, translating to MRKDTLDEQLTYVCEIKAQELAMLGYEAAPEEVWACVSERYKEMPPLHKAVNDILSLKPGRWMNWMTMRAYKNESI from the coding sequence ATGCGAAAAGATACGCTAGACGAGCAGCTGACATATGTATGTGAAATTAAAGCCCAAGAGCTTGCTATGCTCGGTTATGAGGCCGCGCCAGAAGAGGTGTGGGCGTGCGTTTCGGAGAGATATAAGGAAATGCCTCCACTGCACAAGGCGGTTAATGATATTTTGTCGTTAAAGCCGGGCCGCTGGATGAATTGGATGACGATGCGTGCATACAAGAATGAATCAATCTGA
- the secD gene encoding protein translocase subunit SecD — protein MIKWNRLVALLVITAVVFGTVALTGKKVAMSTTLGLDLRGGFEILYEVSPLDAKQKVTSKTLKDASEALDKRINKLGITEPEIQVEGEDRIRVRLAGVTDQQKARDLIGKPANLTFRDMNGKVLMNGNDLAENGAQGVLDQQTNQPVVTLQFKDPKKFASVTQQYVGQQMAIFLDEEMITAPVIQQVIPSGTAQIDGQKDIQEAKELAALLNAGSLPVKMKEVFSTSVGAKLGQEALKSGVEAGVIGTIIVLIFMIIYYRMPGVIACITLVAYVYLLLLLQNLMGATLTLPGIAAFILGIGMAVDANIIMYERIKEELRSGKSYLSALRAGSKRSLSTILDANVTSIIGAIVLFYFGSSAIRGFAVILILSILVSMLTAVAGSRFLMNLAVRSNLFNKPSYYGVKERDIREL, from the coding sequence ATGATTAAGTGGAATCGCCTTGTTGCCCTCCTTGTCATTACGGCCGTTGTGTTCGGTACGGTTGCTTTGACTGGGAAAAAGGTAGCGATGAGCACGACCCTTGGGCTGGATTTGCGCGGGGGGTTTGAAATATTGTATGAAGTATCACCTTTAGACGCGAAACAAAAGGTAACAAGCAAAACGCTGAAGGACGCTAGTGAGGCGCTGGATAAGCGGATCAACAAATTAGGAATTACCGAGCCTGAGATTCAGGTAGAAGGTGAGGATCGGATTCGCGTACGTCTGGCCGGTGTAACGGATCAACAAAAAGCGCGGGATTTAATTGGAAAGCCTGCCAATTTGACCTTCCGCGATATGAATGGAAAAGTGCTGATGAACGGAAACGACTTGGCCGAAAATGGCGCCCAGGGCGTGCTGGATCAGCAAACAAATCAGCCGGTCGTTACACTGCAGTTTAAGGATCCGAAGAAATTCGCTTCCGTAACGCAGCAGTATGTTGGCCAGCAGATGGCGATTTTCCTAGATGAAGAGATGATTACCGCACCTGTAATTCAACAGGTGATTCCAAGTGGAACAGCTCAGATTGACGGACAGAAGGACATTCAAGAAGCGAAGGAGCTTGCGGCATTATTGAACGCAGGTTCGCTTCCGGTCAAAATGAAAGAAGTGTTCTCCACAAGCGTTGGGGCGAAATTGGGACAAGAAGCGCTTAAGAGCGGGGTTGAAGCCGGAGTTATCGGTACGATTATAGTATTGATCTTCATGATTATCTATTATCGTATGCCGGGCGTGATCGCTTGCATTACGCTGGTTGCGTATGTTTATTTACTTCTTCTACTGCAAAACCTTATGGGAGCTACACTTACGCTGCCGGGGATTGCGGCCTTCATTCTGGGGATCGGGATGGCGGTGGATGCCAATATCATTATGTACGAGCGGATTAAGGAAGAGCTGCGAAGCGGTAAATCATACCTTTCCGCGCTGCGAGCGGGTTCAAAACGCTCGTTAAGTACAATCCTTGACGCCAACGTTACAAGTATTATTGGTGCAATCGTATTGTTCTATTTCGGTTCGAGCGCAATCCGCGGCTTTGCGGTTATTCTTATATTAAGTATTCTTGTGAGTATGCTTACGGCAGTGGCAGGATCTCGTTTCTTGATGAATCTCGCCGTGCGCTCCAATCTGTTCAACAAGCCCAGCTATTACGGGGTAAAGGAGCGTGACATCCGTGAATTATAA
- the secF gene encoding protein translocase subunit SecF, translating into MNYKFNEYKFDFVKHRKKYFIVSALLIIAGIISLLTIGLNLGVDFKSGTRVQVQIGKTFSEDDVRQSVDKIGLHAGSVTTAGDKKDIAVIQFAEPIHKDEIAKLTKAMHDKYGKDVSLQESTVNPIISKELAQSALYSVMIASIGIVIYITIRFEFRFAISSILALLHNVFLVITLFSIFQIEVELTFIAAILTIVGYSIHDNIIIFDRIRDNLKHAKLKTVQDVEDVVNYSISQTLARSINTVLTVVICAVALYIFGGESIRHFTLALIIGLIFGAYSSIFIASQIWVSWRERDLKKKKLAPANNEA; encoded by the coding sequence GTGAATTATAAATTCAATGAGTACAAATTTGACTTTGTTAAACACAGAAAAAAATATTTTATCGTGTCCGCCTTACTCATCATTGCAGGGATTATCTCTTTGCTTACGATTGGTCTCAACCTTGGTGTTGATTTTAAAAGCGGAACACGCGTACAAGTACAGATCGGAAAAACATTTAGTGAGGACGATGTAAGACAGAGTGTGGACAAGATAGGGTTGCATGCGGGGAGCGTAACGACCGCAGGTGATAAGAAGGATATTGCCGTTATTCAATTTGCAGAGCCCATCCATAAGGATGAGATTGCCAAGCTGACAAAGGCAATGCATGATAAGTATGGTAAAGATGTATCCTTACAGGAAAGTACGGTCAATCCGATCATTAGTAAGGAATTGGCGCAATCAGCGCTCTATTCCGTTATGATTGCTTCGATCGGTATCGTCATCTATATCACCATCCGGTTTGAGTTCCGTTTTGCCATCTCGTCTATTCTTGCGCTTTTGCACAACGTATTTCTTGTCATTACGCTGTTTAGCATTTTTCAAATTGAAGTGGAATTGACGTTTATTGCGGCCATTCTAACAATTGTCGGGTACTCGATTCACGATAACATCATTATCTTCGACCGTATCCGTGACAATTTGAAACACGCGAAGCTCAAGACCGTGCAGGACGTAGAGGATGTGGTTAACTACAGTATTAGCCAGACACTGGCGCGTTCTATCAATACGGTATTAACCGTAGTCATTTGTGCGGTGGCTCTCTATATTTTCGGAGGAGAAAGCATCCGCCACTTTACGTTAGCATTGATTATCGGCCTTATCTTTGGGGCGTATTCCTCGATTTTCATTGCGAGTCAGATTTGGGTATCGTGGAGAGAACGAGATTTGAAAAAGAAAAAATTGGCGCCTGCTAATAATGAAGCGTAA
- a CDS encoding cation diffusion facilitator family transporter, with the protein MQDERFSKARFAAWVGIIGNLLLAVGKAVVGFAANSKALLADAIHSASDIVGSAAVLLGLKASQIPPDPEHPYGHGKAEPISAIIVSIILFAVGLEMGYATFRAFFAPLAAPGMLAVYAAVISMGIKEWMFRYKYRVGKELNSQAIIANAWEHRSDVYSSFAALIGIGGAILGQRLGFPLLVYLDPIAGVFVSGLVIRMAYRMLRESIHSTLDVVWNEEKSSELRETVQLVPGVLEVNELLAREHGHYVIVDVKIGVAAEQTVEEGHRIGKQVKKALMERFSNVQNVFVHVNPYGRSKEAELFYPPPQRTDATEPEGPILH; encoded by the coding sequence ATGCAGGACGAGCGGTTTTCTAAAGCGCGGTTTGCCGCCTGGGTAGGAATTATCGGTAACCTTCTTCTGGCTGTAGGCAAGGCGGTAGTAGGGTTTGCTGCCAATAGTAAAGCCTTGCTAGCAGATGCGATTCATTCGGCTTCTGATATTGTCGGTTCAGCCGCGGTACTGCTTGGATTAAAGGCGTCACAGATTCCGCCGGACCCTGAGCATCCGTATGGTCATGGTAAGGCGGAACCGATTTCTGCGATTATCGTGTCGATCATTTTGTTTGCGGTAGGGCTTGAAATGGGGTATGCCACCTTTCGTGCGTTTTTTGCTCCGCTAGCAGCTCCGGGTATGCTGGCCGTATATGCTGCCGTCATTTCGATGGGAATTAAGGAATGGATGTTTCGCTATAAGTATCGTGTCGGTAAGGAGCTGAATAGCCAAGCGATTATTGCCAACGCATGGGAGCATCGTTCTGATGTGTATTCCTCATTTGCTGCGCTGATCGGTATCGGTGGCGCCATTCTTGGACAACGGCTTGGTTTTCCTTTGCTTGTATATCTTGATCCGATTGCCGGCGTATTTGTCTCTGGCTTAGTTATTCGTATGGCGTATCGGATGCTGCGTGAATCGATTCACAGTACGTTAGATGTTGTATGGAATGAAGAGAAGAGCAGTGAGTTAAGGGAGACCGTGCAGTTGGTGCCTGGTGTGTTGGAGGTTAACGAGCTGTTGGCGCGCGAGCATGGTCATTATGTGATTGTCGATGTCAAAATCGGCGTTGCTGCCGAACAGACTGTCGAAGAAGGACACCGGATCGGCAAGCAGGTGAAAAAAGCATTAATGGAGCGTTTTTCTAACGTGCAAAATGTGTTCGTGCATGTCAATCCGTATGGCCGCTCAAAAGAAGCGGAGCTTTTTTATCCGCCACCTCAGAGAACGGATGCAACCGAGCCGGAAGGTCCGATTTTGCACTAA
- the recJ gene encoding single-stranded-DNA-specific exonuclease RecJ, which produces MVKSKTRWKIEEVDQELALQLQQQLHISPLLAQLLVGRGIETQEAAEKFLGGSIQDFYDPFLLDGMDTAVARIRQAITDGEPILIYGDYDADGVTSTSIMIHTLRMAGATFQYYIPNRFKEGYGLNEGALVKAAENGFSVVITVDTGISAVKEAEMAKEIGLDLIITDHHEPPATLPDAYAVVNPKKPGCPYPFKMLAGAGVAFKFAHALLGELPHHLLEIAAIGTIADLVSLEDENRLIAKLGLQALEHSVNPGVQAMKKVCGIEGKVSAYHIGFGMGPRINATGRLETADRAVKMFITSDPEEAEQHAWELDELNKERQELVEAIAAEAEQLVLSMPEEETKVLVVAKEGWNEGVIGIVASRLVERFYRPTIVLSIQAEHGKAKGSARSIAGFNMYEALTTCEDILPHYGGHPMAAGMTLAESDVAVLRQRLNELAAEWLSDDDYIPITRVDAVCTLADANLGTIEQLEKMAPFGLGNPSPKILIEGVEITNLRIIGKDENHIKCHFRQDGVSLDGIGFKMADVAANLSLRDEANIVGELGVNEWNNQRKAQFVLKDIAVPGLQVFDWRGVRNKMEKLTGLDSEAPARIVAFRSQGQRELEQRSSTWRMLHTEPKSDTRQLVLYDLPRSHQELERVLQEQPELERLYCLFGEDPHALPSLPSREQFKDVYKTVYQHKSLAKKDIPLLAQAKKLTPSSVLFILEVFYDLGFLKKEAQSYLLSQTTAKRDLTESDVYQRQKEALELETELLYSSYQSLRAFLKQHMLTGAQIKEKMYHGF; this is translated from the coding sequence TTGGTAAAATCGAAGACCCGCTGGAAGATAGAAGAGGTGGATCAGGAACTTGCGCTGCAGTTGCAGCAGCAATTACATATTTCACCGCTGCTTGCCCAACTGCTTGTTGGGCGTGGCATTGAAACACAGGAAGCAGCAGAGAAGTTTCTAGGCGGCAGTATACAGGATTTCTACGATCCGTTCCTCCTTGATGGAATGGATACGGCCGTAGCACGTATAAGACAAGCTATTACGGATGGAGAGCCCATCCTTATCTATGGTGATTATGATGCGGATGGTGTGACGAGCACAAGCATCATGATCCATACGCTGCGCATGGCTGGCGCAACCTTTCAATACTATATTCCCAATCGTTTTAAGGAAGGGTACGGCTTGAATGAAGGTGCCTTGGTTAAGGCTGCGGAGAATGGTTTTTCTGTTGTGATTACGGTAGATACCGGCATCAGTGCTGTAAAAGAAGCGGAGATGGCGAAAGAGATTGGCCTTGATCTTATCATTACCGATCACCATGAACCTCCCGCTACGCTGCCGGATGCGTATGCGGTGGTTAATCCGAAGAAGCCGGGCTGCCCGTATCCGTTTAAGATGCTGGCCGGTGCCGGAGTCGCTTTTAAATTCGCCCATGCGCTCTTAGGTGAGCTGCCGCATCATTTATTGGAAATCGCGGCCATCGGTACGATTGCTGATCTTGTCTCGTTAGAAGACGAGAATCGACTGATTGCGAAGCTTGGACTGCAGGCGCTTGAGCATTCGGTAAATCCGGGAGTACAGGCGATGAAAAAAGTGTGCGGCATCGAAGGCAAGGTCTCGGCCTACCATATCGGGTTTGGGATGGGGCCGCGTATCAATGCGACCGGACGCCTGGAGACGGCGGACCGCGCTGTAAAAATGTTTATTACAAGCGATCCCGAGGAAGCCGAGCAGCATGCATGGGAATTAGATGAGCTGAACAAGGAGCGCCAGGAGCTGGTGGAAGCGATTGCCGCAGAAGCCGAGCAGCTGGTGCTTTCTATGCCGGAAGAAGAAACGAAAGTGCTGGTAGTAGCCAAAGAAGGATGGAATGAAGGGGTAATCGGGATTGTTGCTTCCCGTCTGGTAGAGAGATTCTACCGCCCGACCATCGTGTTAAGCATACAGGCAGAACACGGTAAGGCAAAAGGTTCTGCGCGGAGTATTGCAGGCTTTAACATGTATGAAGCATTAACGACGTGTGAGGATATTCTTCCTCATTACGGGGGACATCCGATGGCAGCCGGCATGACGCTTGCTGAAAGCGATGTAGCGGTGCTGCGTCAGCGTTTGAATGAATTGGCAGCAGAGTGGCTGAGCGACGATGATTATATTCCGATTACACGGGTGGATGCAGTATGCACGCTAGCGGATGCCAATTTGGGAACGATCGAGCAGTTGGAGAAGATGGCACCGTTCGGCTTGGGAAATCCAAGCCCGAAAATTCTAATTGAAGGTGTGGAAATTACTAACCTGCGCATCATTGGCAAGGATGAAAACCACATTAAATGTCATTTTCGTCAGGATGGTGTATCATTGGATGGCATCGGTTTTAAGATGGCTGATGTTGCAGCAAATTTATCCCTGCGTGATGAAGCGAATATCGTAGGTGAATTGGGTGTAAACGAGTGGAATAATCAGCGCAAGGCTCAGTTTGTTCTTAAAGATATCGCGGTTCCTGGCCTACAAGTATTTGACTGGCGCGGTGTACGCAACAAGATGGAAAAGCTTACGGGCTTAGATAGTGAGGCGCCAGCGCGGATTGTAGCATTTCGCTCTCAAGGACAGCGTGAGTTGGAGCAGCGGTCATCGACGTGGCGCATGCTGCACACGGAGCCGAAATCAGATACGCGTCAGCTTGTTCTATATGATTTGCCTAGATCGCATCAAGAGCTTGAACGTGTGCTTCAAGAGCAGCCAGAGCTTGAACGTCTGTATTGCTTGTTCGGAGAGGACCCTCATGCACTGCCGTCTCTTCCTTCTCGCGAACAGTTTAAAGATGTATATAAGACTGTATATCAGCATAAGTCGCTTGCCAAAAAGGACATTCCACTGCTTGCCCAAGCTAAAAAACTAACGCCATCATCTGTACTGTTTATTCTCGAAGTGTTTTACGATCTTGGTTTTCTGAAGAAGGAAGCGCAGAGTTATCTTCTCTCCCAAACAACAGCGAAGCGTGATCTGACAGAATCGGATGTTTATCAACGGCAGAAGGAAGCACTTGAGCTTGAGACGGAGCTATTGTATTCCTCATATCAATCATTGCGAGCGTTTTTAAAGCAGCATATGCTGACAGGCGCCCAAATAAAGGAGAAGATGTATCATGGATTTTAA
- a CDS encoding adenine phosphoribosyltransferase — MDFKEKIRVILDYPQDGIRFKDITTLLADGPAYRAAIDQMAEFAREQKPDIIVGPEARGFVIGCPLAVQLGVGFAPVRKKGKLPYETIQAEYSLEYGKDALAMHKDAIEPGQRVLIADDLLATGGTINTTIDLVKKLGGEIVGLAFLIELTYLNGRDKLGEDQNIFTLVQY, encoded by the coding sequence ATGGATTTTAAAGAGAAGATCCGAGTCATTCTGGATTATCCACAGGATGGCATTCGTTTTAAGGATATTACTACATTGCTTGCAGATGGTCCTGCATATCGGGCAGCGATTGATCAGATGGCGGAATTTGCCCGAGAGCAGAAGCCGGATATTATCGTTGGACCAGAAGCGCGAGGATTTGTCATCGGCTGTCCGCTTGCTGTGCAGTTGGGTGTGGGCTTTGCGCCGGTACGCAAAAAAGGCAAGCTTCCATATGAGACCATTCAGGCGGAGTATTCGCTTGAGTATGGAAAGGATGCGCTGGCTATGCATAAGGATGCTATTGAGCCGGGACAGCGCGTATTGATTGCTGACGATCTGCTTGCAACAGGCGGCACGATCAACACAACAATTGATCTGGTGAAAAAGCTTGGTGGTGAAATTGTTGGTCTGGCATTCCTTATCGAGCTTACGTATTTGAATGGCCGTGACAAATTAGGTGAAGATCAAAATATTTTTACGCTTGTTCAATACTAA